cgacacatttgttataatctacagtattaaggggaattacaatgtttctgatatcaaaccaactacccacagtatctgtcactcgaccatccattggctagcccatttgtccaatggtgtctatgactgtggtcagatcaccccttggccacccgtttgtccaagtgtgacgggaaataagtaatgtatacaaaaccccacataccggctgtaatttggtgattacaaagacttaatccctgtaattataactttggaaaataatttagagttttataaaacagttgataaaaagagaatgactcacattgcagatttacgagcagagtataagctttactgataatccttctaacctaatttaaataacaatgcacacacaaacgggattagtaacttatttagcagttacgtcaattcacgagattaaaccctcacaactattatcaagtgcgatacttaacaattcaatggattcacaacgaatgacagagcatagtccgaattcgaacagcactcaaacattcaagttgaaatcacaatgaataacaaagtacaagctcaatttgagcagcattcggacaatcgttggatagttataatcgattggacattgaatcgtaatagcgatcgagttattaccctgattgcggtagCACCttgtgatcgtgtgtgtgttgtgaactgaaTTCAGAATATCTCGACGTACACAGTCGGTATAAACGTCGTTTCAACTTCAACAgttaagtgccaaggtcggctatttatagtaatttttgggtctcccttacggaccgtatgccggaccccttacggtccgtaagctaagcagtctaattcataggctgcctagactcgggactagccttggtgactcAAAGAATTAACCAATCAGAGCATAGCAAcgttttaatttagataattatcagctagggtttgccccccttgagttttaggggccctgatcctgattccgatcattctgaaaattttagggctagtgcagaattacttgggtgtcccaattagggttttcttattaactaattattgtcctaattattgattttagtgacagttgttacatcctccccaccttgagaaaaatctcgtcctcgagatttactgaaatagatgagggtactttcgctttatttctgattccagttcataggtatattctggtcctctattggattcccatttgacttttactagcactagtcgtttgtttttgagaaacttgatcttccggtcttctatttgtaagggtttctctacgaatttcagcttttcatttacctctatatcttgaagaggtactaccagggattcgtctgataaacatttcttgagattggatacatgaaacacatcatgtactcctgctaattcttctggtagttgtaaacgttaagttactggtcctattcgttggatcactgggaatggtccgacatatctgggactcagttttcctttcttaccgaatcgtactactcctttccaaggagatactttcaaaagtactttgtctccgacttgaaattctaatggcttacggcgattgtctgcatagctcttctgacgatctttagctgtcttcaatctttccttgatttgagttattttgtctgtagtctcttgtacaatctctggacctgataactgactttctcctatttctgcccagcaaacgGGAGTtttgcacttgcgtccatacagtgcttcgaatggagcagcttcgatgctcgaatgataacaattgttataggagaattcaattaatggtaaatggctatcccaattaccaccaaagtcaattacacatgctcggagcatgtcttccagggtttgtatcgtcctttcactttgtccgtccgtttgaggatgatatgcagtactcaaattaagtcgagttcccattgcttcttggaaacttgtccagaaacgggaagtgaaacgactatctctatccgatacaatggagagtgggactccatgtaaggatactacttcatctacgtacaacttggctaacctttccatgctaaaggtttccttcattggtagaaaatgagctgatttggttaatcgatccacaattacccaaataacatcattgccttttctggttttgggtaatttagtaacaaaatccattgttatgagttcccatttccatacaggcatttctaactgttgtagtagtcctgaaggtttctgatgttcggctttaacttgtgaacaggttagacacttagatacgtattcagctatatcctttttcattcctatccaccaaaaattatttcttaaatcttggtacatcttattatttcctggatgtatagtatacctagatttatgagattcttctaaaattttatttcttaattctccttgcttaggtacccaaattcgtttcttgtggaatctccaaattccatcttttccttgttctaattcctttaggtaacctttcattccttcgcatcgtccttgattgccgtttcctgaattttcttcaattgttccattaaatctaattgtagatttaatctaagagcacggactcgcttttgcttttcatgatacttacgacttaaggcgtctgcgactacgtttgcctttccttcgtgatattgaatctcagagtcgtaatcacttaggatttccatccaccttctttgcctcatgtttaactctttttgcccaaatatataccttaaactcttatggtccgtatagatagtaaacttacttccatacagataatgtctccaaattttaagagcgaaaattatggctcctaactctaggtcatgagttgtgtaattttcttcgtgctttttcaattgcctagaggcatacgcaattacctttttgcgttgcatcaacacacatccatatcctaattttgaagcatcacagtatacttcaaaatcctcggttcctttgggtaaagctaaaattggagcatttgtcaatttgtgctttagaatcctaaaagcttcctcttgtctagatccccattcaaacttaacggctttacaggttagcttagttaaaggtacagctatcttagagaaatctttaatgaatcgtctataatatccagctaatcctagaaaacttctaacttccatagccgttcgtggagctttccaatttgtgattgcttctattttagcaggatctacgtgaattccttcgtgattcaccatatgacctaaaaattgcacttcttgtagccagaattcgcacttcgagaatttggcataaagcttttcctttcttaacaaagttaagagtgcatgtaagtgctcacaatgttcctcctgacttttggaataaatgagtatatcgtcaataaacacgattacaaatttatccaagtatggtttacagatcctattcatcatgtccataaatgcagctggagcatttgttaatccaaagggcatgactgtaaactcataatgaccatacctagttctgaaagcagttttaggtatgtcctcctcttgtactttcaattggtgatatccagatcttaaatctatcttagagaaatacctagctccttgcaattgatcaaaaagatcatcaatcctaggtaatgggtatcggttcttaattgtaactttatttaattccctataatcgatacacattctcattgatccatctttctttttcacaaacaacactggtgcaccccaaggggatgaactaggttgtatgaatcctttgctttgtaattcatctaattgctttttcaattctagcatttcagtaggtgctaatcgataaggtgtcttagctattggtgtagtacctggaattaaatgaattctaaactctacttccctatcaggtggtaatccaggtaattcttctggaaaaacatctgggtattctgaaactataaggatgtcctggagttccttacttttagtgttaatgattacagaaatcatatacaccatttcttgtttccttgaataactagctaatttcattactgaaatgaatttcagtggctttcgaggtctatctcctgtaattagaattacttctcctgtgggggtacggatttctacggaattcttatcacacaggattcgagcatggttggtgactaaccaatccattcctaatactacatcaaatccggctaaattcatgggtaataggtttgcagaaaaattatgacctaacaattctatctttcCTTTTTGCAAAActttgtctatgttgacagaatttccatctgccatttcgactgtataaatctgcctaaggtgagttagaggtaagttaagagcttgacagaatgcagtattaatgaaactttggtttgcaccagaatcaaataatacttttgcatagacgttatgcactaagaacgtacccgctatcacgtctggaatgagttcggcttcttgagtggtcagctggaatgctcgtgcatttttcttagtagtttcttcagtcgttttagctctactatctgctggtttagctaacttaggacattcagattggaagTGTCCcttttctctgcagttataacagattcttgttttccttctacagtcttcttcccgatgtcctttcgccttgcaaaagttgcaaattacattgcattgtccatagtgtttcttcttgcaatttctgcagaaaggaggtgacgagtattgcccggttccccttttcttgaaattgttacCCACACGAAaaccttgggtaatcttctgagccaattccttcttgcgatcttcttctctggtgcagactagttcatcggttaaggtattagctaattccacatcatcgtcaatcgtgcgtggtctcgcagctttaacgatgttacggatttctccaattaatccccaaatataacgggaaatgagtaccggttcaggcgaagccagggaaggtaccactctcgcatattcgaagaatgtcgaagtatatcctcgacagtctacacctaacatacgatgactcaggaacttgtttgccatttgttccttctcgtattcgggacagaattttctttcgacaagactcttaaattcttcccaattcatcgcataggccatccttcttccttttgcttgtagcaccgtgttccaccattctaacgccccttctgtgaacaagtttgatgcatatatcacttgatcttcctcagcacatttacttattgcaattactgcttcggttttctctaaccaacgcagtgttgcagttgccccttcattacctgcaaattctgcgggtttacaggcaagaaattctttgtaagtgcaaccaggcgttgcagctttcattcccttagggagtggggcctgttgcggatcatgatcgtcatgactgtcgcctccatttatgctgttactgccgttatcttccggagtacgtttactaggaattaattgtgggctggcaggtttctgaacagcagccacaatttctggaatagcattggctatcccttaagcaataaagtgctcaatatcttgtctagttatatattgatcttcctgattttgctcagactgatttacttcattaactggttctcTATTAGCGTTTttcatctgctaattagtattaataagaattattagtgtctaattattgataacaaaatcaTAGATAAATACACAGATCattataacatgcaagcatagccaaaattgtcgatgcctcgacttctgttttgttttatatattatacctgcttcaatacacacccttttatcttacagtgttttattgcccattttacagaatcagttttactatattagttataatacaaacaaacttctccaaacccctcctatcttttggttcgctggcagtttcagtaatgacgctccctctcgtcgtacttccaagaaatctgctcccccatttcccggatcctattcccggtgcctatcagttcttcaccaaactgacgtagttcagctaaattttcatagctcattggcggattagggataggttctggatcaaattatgggagaaaactatagggactattgactatattttggaattgccagtcattggtccaccattcctccatttggcctaatggtcgggtgtgaactagtgggtctggaatagctggtcctaggtttattgggaattgggctgtagcaggataagagaagagattatcgttgataggctctagtacatcacaattatccagtaggcggtctatttcgtcctggaatgtgatttcctcagactgtttagagctttctccgatctctattcctttttgctttaggtctatccttATTTCTGCTGgattggaactttctccggtttctatttcttttctcttgctcacactcacaggattttctattttagggagtctcctaggtttccttcggcgcacctttcgccaccctatatatcttctcttctttttaggttttgttttttccagcggtggagcttggaattctagcggttcctctatgtcagcaatgtaaccagtgaagttgtgggagacttcaattagcacaggatagaggttgaggttctgaaatgcttccgacatctcattcatgttgTACgtcatatatgcaaaatgcacaaaatgctgagttaaaactttggaacaaagcttaacaaataaacatttttattgcacaccaatttgtacaacataacagcaaacagaagacattcagatctatttatttgtTTACTGGGAAatacttatttctagatttagagtttaaagatttgcattttctgctacagtagcgagcagatacagatttgcccatttttcatctaagttattttcccctggtggattactgttaatttcctgaatttccgggttaaacctcactctcttggtttggggtttctttttctcttgacccttcttaataatcaaatttcttttctccggtgtaagtgggttttcataatatgccttacggacaaagattccttcctctaacttgacgggagatttggaggaagaggttccctgttctttaggtgtattatctaatttgcggtagatagcagaaatcttttgtttacccatactgtaattttaacaattagtcagttaatgcacacatattcacagaatgacaattTAAGTTTTCCTATGTACTTAAATTAaaatagtgagcttaatcagtaagcttaaaacagtggctctgataccaccttttcctgtcacggcccccgacccggtttgacccgtttcaggagccacGGGACAGGAATCccatggtatttaatttaggcgacaacggaagtctttttaaaacaggatcttttaataatttaaactgcttgtttcataacttagggataaattcccgaaatttacaataatatgatttctcagggaaatctttattttcaaaacatgttcatttatttatttacattgagccacttttctaagctgggagtgctccatggcacttttctttgctcataccagatcacctgaaacatgtttgaaaaaaggttttgtcagcggggaaatactgagtgaatcattcagtttactgaaaacgacacatttgttataatctacagtattaaggggaattacaatgtttctgatatcaaaccaactacccacagtatctgtcactcgaccatccattggctagcccatttgtccaatggtgtctgtgacagtggtcagatcaccccttggccacccgtttgtccaagtgtgacgggaaataagtaatgtatacaaaaccccacataccggctgtaatttggtgattacaaagacttaatccctgtaattataactttgcaaaataatttggagttttgtaaaacagttgataaaaagagaatgactcacattgcagatttacgagcagagtataagctttactgattagccttctaacctaatttaaataacaatgcacacacaaacgggattagtaacttattcagcagttacgtcaattcacgagattaaaccctcacaactattatcaagtgcgatacttaacaattcaatggattcacaacgaatgacagagcatagtccgaattcgaacagcactcaaacattcaagttgaaatcacaatgaataacaaagtacaagctcaatttgagcagcactcggacaatcgttggatagttataatcgatcggacgttgaatcgtaatagcgatcgagttattaccctgattgcggcagcacctcgtgatcgtgtgtgtgttgtgaactgaaTTCAGAATATCTCGACGTACACAGTAGGTATAAACGTCGTTTCAACTTCAACAGTTAattgccaaggtcggctatttatagtaatttttgggtctcccttacggaccgtatgccggaccccttacggtccgtaagctaagcagtctaattcataggctgcctagactcgggactagccttggtgactcAAAGAATTAACCAATCAGAGCATAGCAAcgttttaatttagataattatcagctagggtttgccccccttgagttttaggggccctgatcctgattccgatcattctgaaaattttagggctagtgcagaattacttgggtgtcccaattagggttttcttattaactaattattgtcctaattattgattttagtgacagttgttacacatAGGGAAAATTGCAAGCATCCAACTGGTTTGTATCAGCCAAGATATCACCAGAATCCAAATTAGCTTGTTCGATAAGGAAATCATCATAATCTAGATTAGTTGCATTAGTATGGTCCTTTTCACCACTTGGGACATCAACATTTCCATCTTCATATGTGAAATTTGTCTCTATTCCTTTTTGTTTGTCTTTTATAGATTGTTGGTAAAGCTCTACTAAGTGTCTGGCTGTACGACATGTACCAGCCAAGTGGTTGTTACCACCACATCGATAGCATGCATTAGATGAGGTTCCACTTTTCTTTTTACCTCTTTCATCATTGGATTTCTTTTCATTATCATGCAACTTCTGATGGGTTCTTTTGTTTTTGAATTGAACACCATGATAATTCCCCTTACCATATGCACGTCCACGACCACGTCCATgaccacgaccacgaccacgaccacgacTACCATGACCACGCCCACGTTGATAGCCACGACCACGTCCGTGACTTCCACTTTGGTCATTATATGTTGCCACATTCACTTCTGGGAATGGGATTGTACCAACTGGACGAGTTTCATGGTTTTTCATTAGTAGCTCATTATTTTGCTCAGCCACAagcaaacatgatattaagtCACTGTATTTGGTGAAGCCCCTTTCACGATATTGTTGTTGCAAGACAATGTTTGAGGCGTGAAAGGTGGAGAATGTTTTTTCCAACATCTCCTTATCAGTAATATTTTCTCCACATAGAATCAACTGTGACGTGATTCTAAACATTGCTGAGTTATACTCACTTATAGACTTAAAGTCTTGCAACCTTAAATTAATCCATTCATAACGAGCTCTTGGTAATATTACTGTTTTCTGATGGTCATACCTTTCTTTTAAATTGGTCCATAGGACGAGTGGATCTTTGATAGTGAGATATTCATTTTTCAATGACTCATGAATATGGTGGCGTAAGAAAATCATTGCCTTTGCCTTATCTTGGGTACTCGTTTTATTTCCTTCTTTAATTGTTTCCCCAAGGTTATTGGCATTTAGATGGATTTCAGCATCCAAAGTCCATGACAAATAATTTTTCCCAGTGATGTCTAAAGCCATAAACTCAAGCTTTGCAAGATTCGACATGATTATCTATATTAAAGAAATATGCACGGATTAATGTATGTTATTCAAAATTATAATCCAATTAAATAATATTTGGGATAACAATTATTGACTACAAAGAAAAACAAGGTTAACAAAATAGTTATGTGTTAAGACGTTTAGAGATTACACATTAAATTCTAAATTTTGTTTACAAAGATTAATACACAGTATTTCTTCTCATATATCAAGGGTAATGTGTTAGTTAATCATGTACACACCCGAAATGTATATACACCAAATAAACATAAACTAAATATGatatttaatattatattataacgTGTAATATTGTTAACAAATACTTAAAACATATGAAGGAATATAAATTTTATAGAATATGGGTAGTAAATCGATTTGAATCAATTAAATATTTTAAATGAATCAAAGCTACAATAATTTAATAAGAGTACTGATGTGCATAATGATTTTTTTTCTAATGATTACTAGATGGAAGGTCTTTCGTTAGATTATAAAAAAAAGTGTCTAATGGATTACCCTAACTTGCTTAACAATATGAGGCGCCAAGGTAATTGTTATAGTTATTTTGCCAATTGTCTTCGAAAAAGTGACGTATCATTTCATACAAGTTTGTTCTCTCATATTAGATTGCTATTTATATAAATTGTAACTACTCTTTCGAACTTGTGTCTCCCAATAATAACTAATGCAAAAGAtaacttttaaaacttaattaaaccTTAAGAAGAATAAGAAGAGATACCATttgattatttgtatataaaTTGTAACTACTCTTtccccttttttttcttttttttttaaccttatttcaattttattattatattaaaattgACCATTCTATCATATCACACAATTCTATCtaacaaaaactaataaaaaaaataacagaaaataaaataacttttttttaggGCTAAATGCATGATAAGCAAAGGACAACAAATGGTTATTTTAAAATTAATTGCCGAGTTGAAAATTTTAACATGGTCTAAGCAAAATTTGAAAGTAAATAGTAAAAATAATTAATTATGTAAATAGCTTTAAGGAGAAAGATACTCttcaattttattaaaccacaAGAAAGAATTCATGTAATTTACCTTTATtactattgttttttttttttaaagaattaCACCAAAAATCCTATTGTTGTTATTATCACTACTACTATTATTATCCTTAATAAACGAATGAATGTTGattctagaaataaaaaataaaaataaactttttttttacctTACGATGGATAGTATGTACAAGTCTCTAACACAACCCAAAATAGTATGAATTATAATATGGATCATGTATAAAGAAATAATGAATAATGATAAAATGGTTAGAAAATATATTATACCTTACGATGGTGTGATCCAAAGCTATGGCACTTGTGATAATACGATCCAACTCTAAAAACaagtcgtgctgataacgtgtttgAAACAACTAGCCTATTAACATTATAGAGATAAGAAGAGAAATTGGGGGAATGGATATTTTATTGATATCTCAAGTGATTCACATgtgcctctatttat
The sequence above is drawn from the Helianthus annuus cultivar XRQ/B chromosome 12, HanXRQr2.0-SUNRISE, whole genome shotgun sequence genome and encodes:
- the LOC110893182 gene encoding uncharacterized protein LOC110893182, which produces MSNLAKLEFMALDITGKNYLSWTLDAEIHLNANNLGETIKEGNKTSTQDKAKAMIFLRHHIHESLKNEYLTIKDPLVLWTNLKERYDHQKTVILPRARYEWINLRLQDFKSISEYNSAMFRITSQLILCGENITDKEMLEKTFSTFHASNIVLQQQYRERGFTKYSDLISCLLVAEQNNELLMKNHETRPVGTIPFPEVNVATYNDQSGSHGRGRGYQRGRGHGSRGRGRGRGHGRGRGRAYGKGNYHGVQFKNKRTHQKLHDNEKKSNDERGKKKSGTSSNACYRCGGNNHLAGTCRTARHLVELYQQSIKDKQKGIETNFTYEDGNVDVPSGEKDHTNATNLDYDDFLIEQANLDSGDILADTNQLDACNFPYV